Sequence from the Piscinibacter sp. HJYY11 genome:
CGGGTGGGCGGCTCGCCGCTCGCGAGACCGATCTCGCGCTGCGCACGCGCAAAGCGCGTGAGCGAGTCCACCAGCAGCAGCACCTTCTTGCCCTGGTCGCGGAAGTGCTCGGCGATGGTGGTCGCCACGTAGGCCGACTTGATGCGCTCCATCGGCGGGCGGTCGGAGGTCGAGACCACCATCACCGTTTTGGCGAGACCCTCGGGCCCGAGGTTGTGCTCGAGGAACTCCTTCACCTCGCGGCCGCGCTCGCCGATGAGCGCGATCACGTTCACGTCGGCGGTGGAGCCGCGCGCGAGCATGCCCAAGAGCGTGCTCTTGCCCACGCCCGGCGGCGAGAACACGCCGAGGCGCTGGCCTTCGCCGATCGTCAGCAGGCCGTCGACGGCGCGGATGCCGGTGGCCAGCGCCGCGTCGATCATGCGGCGTGCGAGCGGGCTCACCGGGTCGCGGTGCACCGGCATCTGCATCCAGGCGTGCAGCGGGCCGCGTCCGTCGATCGGGCCACCGAGTGCGTCCAGCACGCGGCCGAGCAGGTTGTCGCCGACCGGGCACACGTGGCCACGGCCGGTGGGCAGCACCTCGGTGAGCGTGGACAGGCCGGTGGTGGGGCCGAGCGGCGTGAGCACGGCCGTCGTCTGGTGAAAGCCCACCACCTCGGCCAGGAGCGGTGGCTCGCCCGGCGTGATCAGCTCGCAGAGTTCACCCAGGTGCGCCTGGATGCCGGTCGCGTGGATGAGCATGCCCACCGCCTTGCTCACGCGGCCTCGCATGCCCACCGGCGTGATGCGGCCGATGGTCTGCTCGAGGTCGGCGACGATGCCCATGGCCGCGTCGGCGAAGCTGACTGCGCTGGAGCGGGTGGCCGGGCTGTCCATCATCCAGCTCCCACGCCCGGCATGTTGCGCTCGAGCGCGCGGCGGAACGCTTCCATCTGCGCGGCGACGCCGACTTCGAGCGTGCCCGACGCCGTCTGGAGCACGCAGGTCCCTTCGCCGAGCGTGGCATCGGGCGTCACCGTCACCGGCATGCTCCATTGCACCTCGTTGCGCAGGCGCGCAAGGGCCTGGCCCAGCGCGGCTTCCTGTGCCGGTGCCACGCGCACGGTGATGAAGGGTTCGTGGCGCACGAGCGTGTCGACCCGCTTCAGGGCGGCCTCGAGCAGCGCGGCCGGATCGGCCTCGCCGATGAACTGGCCCACCGCCTTGACGACGATGTGCGCCATCGACGAGCGCAGCGCATGCAGCTGGCGCTGAGAGGCCAGGGTGTCGGCCACCAGGCGTTGCGCGTACTCGGCCTTGGCCGAGCGCAGGCCTTCCTCGTATCCCTCGCGGCGTGCGGCTTCGGCCTGCTGTTGCGCTTGCTGGACGATGCGCCGCGCTTCGCGACGGGCCGCGTCGACCACGGCCGACGCATCGAGCAGGGCCGAATATTCGGCCTCCTTGAGCACCTTGCGCTCGCTCAGGAGCTGCAGGTTCTCGCTCGTGATCAGAAAAGCCAGTCCCATTGCGGCAGCCTTTCGGGGACGATGCACAGCAGCATCAGTTCATGGAGTTGCTGCAGCTGTCGGGGCTGCAGCACGGGCACGCCGAGTTCGGAGACTCGGCGCGGCAGCTTGTGCTGCAGGCGGCGCAGCACGGCCTCGCCTTCCGGTGCCGCAGCCGCGAGCAGCAGCCGATGGCCACGCTGCACGGCCACGCGGCCGGCGCACAGCGGGCGCTGCAACAGCGGCTGGTGGTCCATCTGCAGCTCGCTCAAGGGCGGCACGCGGTCGAGCATGAAGTCGACGGCATCCTCGTCGTAGCGCCGGGCCTGGCGGCGCAGCTGCGCGCCGGCGCCACCGCGCTGCTTGAAGAGCGGCAGGTGCACGCTGAAGCCCATGTAGGCCGCGAGCCGCCGCAGCGAGGCGGCGTCCATCAGCACCAGGCGCTTGAGGCGCGAGTCGAACTGGAAGTCGAGGCCCGACGGGTGGTTGGCGGCGCTGGCCTGGCGGCGCTGCAGCAGCTCAGCAAGTACAGCCCTGCCGGCCGGGCCGTAGCGCGACGGCACCCGGTGCCGCGCCGGCCACGAGGCCGGCAGCCAGCTCGGGTGCAGGCCGCTCTCGGGGTGCAGGTTGAAGCGCGTGACCAGGCGCACCAGGTCCATCGGCCCGGGCTGGGCGACGGTGGGGGAGGCCATGGCAGCAGACATCGCTTGCCTGAAACGTCAGCGCCTGAGCACCTGGCGGCGCACCCAGGTGCGCCAGTCGAGGCCCTGGCGGCGCAGCAGCGTGGGCAGCACCATCACGCACACGGCGGCGGCCAGCAGCAAGACGAGCAGCACCACGGCCGTCTGCGTGGGCAGGCCCAGCACCTGCCGCTCGCCGGGCACGGCGCCGGGCCCTGCGTCGGCCGTGCGGCGCGCCTCGAAGAGCGAGAGCGACACCTGCTCGTGCGTCAGCCCCTCGATGCTGTGCGCCACCATCTCCTTCACGGCGGGTGCGAGCAGGCGCAGGTCGACGTCGGGGCGGTGCTTGATGAAGACGGCGGCCGACGAGGGCCGGATCTTGTCGCTCAGCGGGTCGTTGGCCGGGATCACGACGTGCACGCGCGCGGTGACGACACCGTCGACCTTGCGCAGCGTCTGCGACAGCTCCTGCGACACCGCATAGATGTAGCGCATGCGCTCCTCGGCGGGCGTGGAGACCAGGCCCTGCTTCTGGAACACATCGCCCATGCTGGCGTAGCGGTCGTGCGGCAGGCCCTGCGCACGCAGGATGTCGAGCGCGCGGCCGAGCCGGCCTTCGTCGACCAGCACCTGCCAGTTGTTGCCCTCCTGGCGCTCCTTGGCGGCGTCCACGCCATCGGCGGCCAGGGCCGCG
This genomic interval carries:
- a CDS encoding type III secretion system protein, translating into MASPTVAQPGPMDLVRLVTRFNLHPESGLHPSWLPASWPARHRVPSRYGPAGRAVLAELLQRRQASAANHPSGLDFQFDSRLKRLVLMDAASLRRLAAYMGFSVHLPLFKQRGGAGAQLRRQARRYDEDAVDFMLDRVPPLSELQMDHQPLLQRPLCAGRVAVQRGHRLLLAAAAPEGEAVLRRLQHKLPRRVSELGVPVLQPRQLQQLHELMLLCIVPERLPQWDWLF
- the sctJ gene encoding type III secretion system inner membrane ring lipoprotein SctJ, whose product is MTHPASFFHRVLAALVLLLCLAGCKVGLYSNLNEQEANEIVAALAADGVDAAKERQEGNNWQVLVDEGRLGRALDILRAQGLPHDRYASMGDVFQKQGLVSTPAEERMRYIYAVSQELSQTLRKVDGVVTARVHVVIPANDPLSDKIRPSSAAVFIKHRPDVDLRLLAPAVKEMVAHSIEGLTHEQVSLSLFEARRTADAGPGAVPGERQVLGLPTQTAVVLLVLLLAAAVCVMVLPTLLRRQGLDWRTWVRRQVLRR
- a CDS encoding FliI/YscN family ATPase, which produces MDSPATRSSAVSFADAAMGIVADLEQTIGRITPVGMRGRVSKAVGMLIHATGIQAHLGELCELITPGEPPLLAEVVGFHQTTAVLTPLGPTTGLSTLTEVLPTGRGHVCPVGDNLLGRVLDALGGPIDGRGPLHAWMQMPVHRDPVSPLARRMIDAALATGIRAVDGLLTIGEGQRLGVFSPPGVGKSTLLGMLARGSTADVNVIALIGERGREVKEFLEHNLGPEGLAKTVMVVSTSDRPPMERIKSAYVATTIAEHFRDQGKKVLLLVDSLTRFARAQREIGLASGEPPTRRSYPPSIFSMLPQLLERAGQGSTGSITAVYSVLTEGDEDDDPIAEEVRSILDGHVVLSRKLAAANQYPAIDVLASLSRVMPLVTTREHRAAASHLRSLMAKYREMELLVQIGEYQPGSDALADEAMRTRAATLDFLSQAPDTRHDYEQTVATLRGFAPQGRTA
- the sctL gene encoding type III secretion system stator protein SctL, with amino-acid sequence MGLAFLITSENLQLLSERKVLKEAEYSALLDASAVVDAARREARRIVQQAQQQAEAARREGYEEGLRSAKAEYAQRLVADTLASQRQLHALRSSMAHIVVKAVGQFIGEADPAALLEAALKRVDTLVRHEPFITVRVAPAQEAALGQALARLRNEVQWSMPVTVTPDATLGEGTCVLQTASGTLEVGVAAQMEAFRRALERNMPGVGAG